The Leptospira sp. WS60.C2 genome includes the window CGTTATCTGGGAACCTCAGGTTCATCCTTACTATCAAAATTTGCGAAAATCGATCACTGGTGGTAACCTATATGAGACAATCCTTTTACCACAACTAAACCCTAACTCTAAAAATATAAGAACCATTTCTTTAAACAAAGGCAATACAAATTGTAAAACCTATGCAGATTCTAGCCACGTTTCCACAATTTGTGTGCCAGAAATCGTAGATAAGTTATTGCAAACTGCAAAGGATATACCAAACTTTCAATAAAGCTATGAAACTGAATGGATCATACAGACAAACTACCAAAAGGATTTTCCTTTTCGGATTTGTTTTAGTGTTTTCCTTCAACTTCCTCTACCAAAGAATTATGGACAACGAAGTGAACTGTGGTTCCCTCGGTTCCCCCGAAGGTGGCTGTCCCTATGCATTTTTGGACCATACTTTGGGGATGAATCCTGGACATGACTTAGGAGAGGATGGCGACCATTCTGAACATGTTTGCATCTCATGCCCTTGCAATTTGATTGTTTCTGTTACTTGGGATCTCTATCTCTCCCATGTCCTCATCCAACTCCATAAAATCTACTTTCAATCCCAAGAGTTACAATTTCCAAAATTAGTCGCGACAACCTTTCTTTTTCGACCACCAAAAGTTCACCTAACATCGTAATATCGTAATATCGCAATATCGCAATTAATCTTGTTTGCGTCGAATACGTGGGAGGTGCCATGTTTATCTTATTCAAAATAAAAAAGAAACTTAAATTTTTAAGATTTCTTATGATCTTTTTGCTTTTGACTCCATCATTACCAAATATGGAAATAGAAGCAGAAGAATTAAGCAATGTCAATTGTCAGAATGCGAAATCACTTGCTGACTTAAGCCAATGCATTGTGATTCGCCATCCCGATTACAGAATAGAAGAAATCAAACTAAAAGAAATCTCTGGCAGAAAAAAAATTGCTTCTTATTACTTTCCATCCAATCCAGTTTTCACTGGATATATTGCAAATCGAAATGGCGATACCTCAAATCCCATACTGGGAACAGGTACCACTACTGCGAATAACTTTCAAGTAATGGTAAACCAAGAAATTTTTACGAATGGGAAAAGAGAAATCGCAATTAAAATTGCAGATGAAGAATTTAGAGCGCAAGTGTTTCGTCTTGAATCCATTAGGCGAATTCTTGAATTTGAGGCGTTCAAAAAACTCATACGATTCCATTTTCTCTATTTGGAAAAAGAAAATAGCCTTCACAGTTTGAACTTGGTTAAAGAACTTAAAAAAGTTTCGAAGGCAAGAATCAATGAAGGATTATCGCCAGGAATTGATGAATCTTTGTCTGAATCAGAAGAAATTCGAATTTTTAAAATTTGGAATCAGACACAACGTCAGTTTGAAAATGCAAAATCTGAGTTAGAAGTGTTACTGGGATTTTCTTTTGATTTTCAGATACAACAATCCATTCACTCAAAATTACCTAAAGATCTTCCAAACGAAAAATCAGAATTAATCAAGATTGCGTATCAGTATCGACCAGAAGTATTTCTAACGGAAAAGGAGATTGAAATTGCTCTCCTCAGGCATAATGAAGTGCGAAAACAAAAAGTCCCAAATGTTAGCTTAGGTGCATTTGCGCAAAATGATGGATTTAACGAACGCGTGGTAGGTGGAATGCTAACGATACCACTCATCGTTTGGAGAGATTACGAAGGTGAGTCAATCATTAGTTCTTCAAAAATCGAAAGTTCAAAGGAAATGAAGGAATCAGTATCAAGGAATATCAAACAGGAAGTTTTGTTTGCACTAACAAACTTTTTAGCGCTTTCCGAGGAAGTAAATCTTTATGACCAAAATAAAATGGAAAGAGCTGAATCTGATCTAAAAAATCTACAAGAAGCAATTCGATTTGGGAAAATACGAATCATTGATGCAATCAATCATCAAAGAATCCTACTACAAACAAAATTAAATTATCTCAATACAAAGTCAGAGTTTGAAGTATCTCAAATCGAGCTAATTCGGGTTCTGGGCCTATCTATCAATACATTGGAAATCCAACCATGAAAAACAATCTTAAGATCTTTATATTCTCCAGTTTCGTTATTTTTGGTGCATTTTATTTTTGGCAATCACGACAACCAAAAGGAAACCTTCCAATGGAAGAAGAAAAGAAAGACATTCTTCAACTGACGAAGGAAGAAAAAAAAGAAATCAGAATTGATTTAGAAACAATTACAGTAGCAAAAATTCATACCAATATTGAGCTCATCGGAGAAACAGAAGCTGTACCAGATGATATAATGGATGTGCCAGCAAGAATTTCAGGAAGAGTCACTTCGGTATATTTTGTGGAAGGAGACTATGTCCAAAAAGGACAAAAACTTGCAATCATTGACTCCCCCGAACTTGCAAAACTTAGATCAACGTATTTAGTTGCGAAATCTAAATTTAATGCTGCAGAACAAAATGTAACAAGAATTAATTCTCTTGTAAAAATGAATTTAGCCGCCAAACAAGAGCTTATTGATGCAGAGTCGAGTTTAAAAGTTTTCGAATCAGAGAAGAATTCAGCAGAAGAAAATTTACGTGCAAATGGTTTGTCGATTGATAACAGTTCCACGGGCCAATATACAGTCTTTGCTCCTAGGTCAGGATTGGCACTTACCAGAAATGCAATTCCTGGATCCATCATAACTGGTAACCA containing:
- a CDS encoding efflux RND transporter periplasmic adaptor subunit, which encodes MKNNLKIFIFSSFVIFGAFYFWQSRQPKGNLPMEEEKKDILQLTKEEKKEIRIDLETITVAKIHTNIELIGETEAVPDDIMDVPARISGRVTSVYFVEGDYVQKGQKLAIIDSPELAKLRSTYLVAKSKFNAAEQNVTRINSLVKMNLAAKQELIDAESSLKVFESEKNSAEENLRANGLSIDNSSTGQYTVFAPRSGLALTRNAIPGSIITGNQILTTIANLSNLWFQAKIYENDLKYLSEGLNADVILNAYPDLIFKGKLEHIGEKVDLASRTVHARVVFKNQNKKGKIGLFGKAILRVNERMGIEVSEVAIQSYQNRKFVFKQINPQTYQWSEVEIGSTNDQKVEITKGLKEGDTIVTNGAFELKAILFKDTFGGE
- a CDS encoding TolC family protein, whose product is MIFLLLTPSLPNMEIEAEELSNVNCQNAKSLADLSQCIVIRHPDYRIEEIKLKEISGRKKIASYYFPSNPVFTGYIANRNGDTSNPILGTGTTTANNFQVMVNQEIFTNGKREIAIKIADEEFRAQVFRLESIRRILEFEAFKKLIRFHFLYLEKENSLHSLNLVKELKKVSKARINEGLSPGIDESLSESEEIRIFKIWNQTQRQFENAKSELEVLLGFSFDFQIQQSIHSKLPKDLPNEKSELIKIAYQYRPEVFLTEKEIEIALLRHNEVRKQKVPNVSLGAFAQNDGFNERVVGGMLTIPLIVWRDYEGESIISSSKIESSKEMKESVSRNIKQEVLFALTNFLALSEEVNLYDQNKMERAESDLKNLQEAIRFGKIRIIDAINHQRILLQTKLNYLNTKSEFEVSQIELIRVLGLSINTLEIQP